The bacterium genome includes the window TCACGCTAATCGAAATGTCTCTTAGATTGTTGTATAATCTGACTGCAAATTATGGAGTCCGCTCAACAAACACCCTTATAAACCGATTGTAAAATTCTGACGAAATCATAATTAATACTTCACCATCTATGTTTGTGGTCCTCGTCTTTTTGATCCTTACTTTTTTTGATTTCCCGGGTTCGATTGAGATTGTGGATTTATCCAACTCTATTGCTGATAATAATTCAGGTCTAAAATTCCACCCGGGCGTGGATTCTATAGTGAGTCCATCTTTACTGATTGGCACAAAAACAAATAACTCTAGCTCGAGTGAATTTCCGCTGTTGTTATAAACCCGAAATTCAGCTTTTGGGGAATCGCTGCTTAGAGAAATAGAGGATGGTGCAACTGCTAATTCCCCAGATGGGCTATGCCTTTTTCGCATAGGACTTGATGGCGTTTCGATAAAATAGCGCGTTGTCACAGCAGTCCTGAATGTGCTGTTTCCGCTGGAAACACGAACGTTTGCTTCCCATGCTTGATTATAATAGCTTACGCCACAAGGAATGCTTAAAAACATCTCTCTCGATAATTTAGATCTTGGGGGAATAATAAAAGTCCCTTCGCCCTCGACACTTAAGAAATCCCCACTGGGTAAAGGCAAGTAGCCTTCGAGTATCACTTTATCTAGCGTAATACCGGAAACATCTATTTTGTATTCGACGCTATCGTTGCTTTCGTTGAAAATGATCAGTTCTTTTTTTATGGGGTAATTTTCTCCAAGGCGAACATCTAGCAAGGTGAAAAAAGCAGGGGAAACTTGTATCGATTGAGCTACTTGAGATAAGACAATCATTAAAATAAGCGCTTTTACTTTGAACATAAAAAACCTTTCTTTCATAGAGTATATTATCGGATTGTCGTTGTTCAATTGTTTTTTCTAACAGTAAATTTTTTAAATTATATTGCGAACTTACATCATAGCTTTATCTTATGTCTATGAATTTCAAAACTTTATATAAAATATTAGCCCTATTATTATTTCTGTTTATTGCTGAAATAGGCGCTACCCAAATCGAGATCATGCCCACGCTCGGTTACTTAACTATGATAAACGTTACCGAACCTTCCGGTGGTTCTCCCCTTTTTATCGATGAGGGCATTCTATACGATGAGTTTTCACCATCACTCTCGCTTTTGGTGCGAACGCATGGTTTTTCACTCGGAGCAAATATTGCTTATTCACACTCCTCAGACCTGTTTGGCGATTTTCAAATGACTGATATCGAGAGCAGATCGCTCGGTTTAGTCACAATCTATAACTACGAGATGTCGGATTCGGGGAAATGGTTATTTCCAATGAAATTGTCGGCTTCATATCGTTGGATGACATTAGAACATAACGGCCTCAAAATAACTGGAACCGCTTATGAAGTAGCATTCAAGATGGGACTTGAAAGAGCATTATCAAAAAGAGCTAGTTTCGCTTTTTTGATTGGAAGAGGTTTCGTATGGGATGAATTATCCAACGATGATTTTATGGTTCATCCTGATCTAGAATTTGATTGTTGGAGATTTGAATTCTATTCGCGAATATTCATGTTTAAATTTTAATCGCTTGCCTAACACACATTGAACGATTATTTTGCGAAATAATTAACACTTAGCAGGATTTAGTTTGATTTTCGATAACCTATTAGCTTTAATCGAAAAACTATCTGTGATTATAGTAGTAGCCTATCTTGCCACTCGAACAAGATTTTTTATAGATGCCATCGAAAGACGGTATTATTTTAAAAACCGGCTTTTTTTAATAATCGTTTTCGGCCTTTTCTCAATCTATGGTTCTTTAACCGACATTAAGATAGGAGAAGCTATAGTTAATGTGCGTGACTTAGGGCCTATCGTTGCCGGACTTGCTGGTGGCCCTATCGTAGGTCTTTTTACAGGTCTCATCGGTGGCGCACATAGGTGTTTTTTTATGCCCGGTTTCACCCGTGTAGCCTGCGGTCTTTCGACTGTTCTTGCAGGTGTTATAGCCGGTTTCTATGCAAAACACAAAGGCTTGCGCCGCGTGGAGATATGGGAGGGCCTTCTTTTAGTGCTGTTTATCGAGTTGGTGCACGATGGAATGGTTTTACTTATCGCTAAACCTTTCTCAGCGGCTCTTACGGCTGCCAAGATGGTGACTATTCCCATGATAGGAGCCAATCTTGTCGGTATGGCGATATTTATTTTCATTGTTCATAATTTACGACGCGAACGCGAAACAGAAAGAGAACGCGACCGTTACTACAAAGAACTTGCCGAAAATGAACGAATGAAGCGCGAACTTGAAATTGCACATGAGCTTCAAATGAGCATGGTTTCCAAGCATTTCCCGGCATTTCCCGACCGGGATGATTTCGATATATACGCTACGATGAAACCGGCAAAAGAGGTAGGTGGTGACCTCTATGATTTCTTCCCTATCGACAAAAACCGAATTTGCTTTGTTATTGGAGATGTTGCCGGAAAGGGTGTTCCCGCAGCCTTGATGATGGCTATTACAAAAACACTTATTAAATTCGTCGCGAAAAATGATTTGCCTCCCGAGCAAATCCTCTCGATAGTCAACGAAGAGCTTAGCAGAGAAAACAGTTCATGTATGTTTGTTACCGCTTTTTGCGGAATCCTCGATACTCGAACCGGAATGCTTGTTTACAGTAATGGAGGACACAACAACCCCTATATTATCAGAAAAAATGGTGCAATTGAAACACTTGATTCTGAAAATAGACTCGCTTTGGGCGTTATCGAAGGATTCATTTATATCGACCTCACAACTGCCCTTGGTGAAGGCGATAGTATTTTCCTTTATACAGATGGCGTGACCGAGGCGATAAACAAAAATAATATCTTTTTTACTGAGCAACGACTTGAAGATGCACTTAAAACCCATTTCAATAATTCGATTAAGGATATCGTATGTGCCATTGTTTCAGAGGTTGACCATTTCTCTGAAGGTATTGAACAGACTGACGATATTACAGTCCTCGGTCTGAAGTTCATGAAAAAACAGGTTTAAAATATACGATTCCCTGCTTATTATTCTATTAATTTGAGGTATGTAAATTTTAGAATTGGAGGCTATTTTGAAACCAGCTATTTTTCTTTTATTGGTAATAATTGCCACGACTATATCCTTTGCACAAACACACGATTCAATTCAGCCCTGCCCGGGATGTGATTTGCCACTTAAAGGTATTACTTTGGGTGGTTTTTTCGGCGGAAGCACGTTTTCTGTCGATTCCGATTCTCCGACCGTTGCCGAAGCAATAGACATCGATGCCCTGCCTTCGATTGCCTTTAGGGCCGGAGGAGGATTATATTTATATCCCGGAGGTAGGTATCGTATTGGCCTAATCGGAGGTTATAACTGGGCAAGCAGCGGCAACGATGATGTTTATATCAAAACTAATGCTTTATGGACAACACTGCTTGTTGACCTCATTAGAACGACCAGTGCGGTTCATATCATGGGAGGAATCGGTGCCGGTGGTGGTTTAGCAACTGTTAAAGGTAGTGAACTTGGGAAAACTGGCGAAGTAAGCGAAAATGTCCCGGTATTTGCTCTTCTCCCTAGATTCGGAGTGGAAATTCCAATTGCTGAAATAGGTGCTATATCCCTCGAGTTTTCATATTTATGGTTTTTTGGAGAAGAAAAAACACTCACATGGGAAACTCAATCGATCGAGGGAAGCCCCAATGAAAGACAGCTCGATTTCTCGCCTATCGAAATAGGAGGTCCCTCTTTTACACTGGGTCTTCAATTCGGCAAGGTGAAGAAACTCGAATATGATTAAATTCATAATTTAGAATACCATTTTGCTTTGGTTTTTAGTCTTTTCGTCATTCTTTCTTGTTCAAGACCTTCAGTTGTAGAACCTGATTATGATCCCGAAGATATAGATGAGGTGAGCTATATCGCAATCGATCCAGATGGTAATCTAAAATGCATCTCAATCAAAGATAGTATTTCTCTAGGATCTGAGACTCTACTGGTATATCAGGAAAGAGGGATATCCTTCGATTGGAATCTTCGAGCTGTTTTTACCCGGATTCCGTGGCAAGCTAGGGAATTTTATCTTGATTCGGAGGAAAAAACTGCCTATCTAGAATGGAATGGTAACCATTTAACGGGTTCATGCTGGTATGAGGGTTCAAGCACTGAATATATAGACCAAGACGTCGACGATTTCTCGTTGCATGCCTGGTTTGTGTGGGCAGCGTTTTGGGGTCTTCCATGGCATAAGGATAATTGGGCCGTCGAATTCGACATAGTTACCCCTGATTTAGATGTTTATGGGTATGAGGGGATCTTCGATGGAGCCGCAATGATTACCAACTCGACTGGTGAAGATACAATCGAATGCTATAAACTCGACATTGACGGACGAGGCCTTATAGGTCTTTTTGCACCGGATATTAAGCTTTATGTCCGAAAAATGGCACCTCATATCCCCATGTATTGCACAGTCGAATCTGAGGGCACTGTTCTTCTATATTATGCTGATTCCCTTTAAACAATCGGGTTTTGTTTTTCGAGGAATTCATTCAATTCGGTTAAGATCGCCTGTGGGTCCATACCTTTTGAAACTATCAATTCCTCGATTGTGCCCCAGACAGGTTCTCCACATTGAGTGCAATGTAGTCTTTTCTCAAGAAGCCAGACATGCGACTCGGGATACTTGTCCAAAAGAATCTCAACAGGCATATTCGGTTCGATTAACATAATTTATCCTTTTAAAAAATGGAGGTTCGACGGCGACCACAGATATAAAAGGCTCCCGCGATTATTGATCTCGAATGAACAAGAGAATTTTCGCCGAGTGTTTTGCTCCAATAAACCGTTTTTCCCGTCTTATAGTTTGGCATATGAAGCCGGTGCTAGAATCTAAAGCTAAAGAACTAATGGGTCTGGCAGTTAGCACAGCACTCCGTTGCGATGAGTGTATTCTTTACCATCTCGATCGTTCGGTAGCCGAGGGGGCAACCCGTAAAGAGATCATAGAAACCCTCAATATTGCGCTCGTCATCGGTGGAAGCATCGTGATTCCTCATTTGCGGACAGCATTCGATGCTATGGACGCGATATTCGGTAACATTTAGTTATTGTTCGTTGCCAAAACCTATAGCACCCTTTGCATCGGGATTCTTATCCGGTGTCTTTATCTCACCAAACTGTTTCTCGAACTTCTCGATATTATCTCCGAGAGCTTTGAGAAGCATTTTCGCATTCATCGGTGTCATAATTATTCGGCCCTGGACTTTGGCTTTTGGTGCTCCGGGAACCATTCTTGCAAAATCGATAACGAACTCGCTTGGCGAATGAGTAATTACCGCGAAATTAGCATAAATACCTTCTGCGACATCCGGAGGAAGTTCGATTTGTATTTGCCTCGGTGATTTTTCTCTTTGCATCTTCTTCCTTTCTTTTTTTGCAAGTATATACAGGAATGAGTGGTTTCGCAATTATTAATAAGAAAACAGGATTCTGGATCGGTAACTAAATTTGAATTAGAGCTGAAATTCCAGTAAGTAGTAAATCAAATTCCCCAACTTCATTCCAGCACAGAGCTTTTCGGAAAGTTATGTTTATTCCAATTTCTAAGATAAACGACCTTCATAATGGCGCACAAAACTTGACGTTGAGAAAAAATTGTTTAAAATGGGTTCATTGAAGAATTTAGATAGAGTGGGGAGAATGTCAGAGAAGAAAAAAAAGGTTCTATTATCAGGGATGCAACCCTCGGGAGCATTGCATTTAGGCAACTATGAAGGTGCGCTTCGCAATTGGGTTGAACTGCAGAACAGCGGTAATTATGAG containing:
- a CDS encoding SpoIIE family protein phosphatase — encoded protein: MIFDNLLALIEKLSVIIVVAYLATRTRFFIDAIERRYYFKNRLFLIIVFGLFSIYGSLTDIKIGEAIVNVRDLGPIVAGLAGGPIVGLFTGLIGGAHRCFFMPGFTRVACGLSTVLAGVIAGFYAKHKGLRRVEIWEGLLLVLFIELVHDGMVLLIAKPFSAALTAAKMVTIPMIGANLVGMAIFIFIVHNLRRERETERERDRYYKELAENERMKRELEIAHELQMSMVSKHFPAFPDRDDFDIYATMKPAKEVGGDLYDFFPIDKNRICFVIGDVAGKGVPAALMMAITKTLIKFVAKNDLPPEQILSIVNEELSRENSSCMFVTAFCGILDTRTGMLVYSNGGHNNPYIIRKNGAIETLDSENRLALGVIEGFIYIDLTTALGEGDSIFLYTDGVTEAINKNNIFFTEQRLEDALKTHFNNSIKDIVCAIVSEVDHFSEGIEQTDDITVLGLKFMKKQV
- a CDS encoding DUF1858 domain-containing protein, whose amino-acid sequence is MLIEPNMPVEILLDKYPESHVWLLEKRLHCTQCGEPVWGTIEELIVSKGMDPQAILTELNEFLEKQNPIV
- a CDS encoding carboxymuconolactone decarboxylase family protein produces the protein MNKRIFAECFAPINRFSRLIVWHMKPVLESKAKELMGLAVSTALRCDECILYHLDRSVAEGATRKEIIETLNIALVIGGSIVIPHLRTAFDAMDAIFGNI
- a CDS encoding DUF3467 domain-containing protein; amino-acid sequence: MQREKSPRQIQIELPPDVAEGIYANFAVITHSPSEFVIDFARMVPGAPKAKVQGRIIMTPMNAKMLLKALGDNIEKFEKQFGEIKTPDKNPDAKGAIGFGNEQ